One window of Metopolophium dirhodum isolate CAU chromosome 3, ASM1992520v1, whole genome shotgun sequence genomic DNA carries:
- the LOC132940716 gene encoding histone H1A, sperm-like, producing MTDTVATTPAPVAASPAAKKSPAKKKLSASKVKKTVALHPTTAVMVTSAIKELKEKKGSSLPAIKKYLAANYKVDPAKLAPFIRKFLKAAVANGTVVQTKGTGASGHFKLPVAEVKPKKAVVAKKKKSIVKKVKAAGTPKKKKLVAAKKPAAGEPAAKKAKKAAATKPKATTPKKAPAKAKKPAAVKPKSKKTPIKKTAAPKKK from the coding sequence ATGACAGACACCGTCGCTACAACTCCGGCTCCAGTCGCCGCATCGCCGGCCGCGAAGAAGTCTCCTGCCAAGAAGAAGTTGTCGGCTTCTAAAGTCAAGAAGACCGTTGCGTTGCACCCGACCACCGCCGTGATGGTCACGTCGGCCATCAAGGAGCTCAAGGAGAAGAAAGGTTCGTCGTTACCGGCCATCAAGAAATACTTGGCCGCCAACTACAAAGTCGATCCCGCCAAGCTGGCGCCTTTCATCAGGAAGTTTTTGAAAGCCGCCGTCGCCAACGGTACCGTCGTCCAGACCAAGGGAACCGGCGCTTCGGGACACTTCAAGTTGCCCGTCGCCGAGGTCAAGCCGAAAAAGGCCGTTGTAGCCAAGAAGAAGAAATCCATCGTCAAAAAAGTCAAAGCCGCCGGAACACCGAAGAAGAAGAAGCTCGTAGCCGCCAAGAAACCCGCGGCGGGTGAACCAGCAGCCAAAAAAGCGAAAAAGGCCGCTGCGACGAAACCCAAGGCGACTACACCAAAGAAGGCCCCAGCCAAAGCGAAAAAGCCGGCCGCCGTCAAACCCAAATCGAAGAAAACTCCGATCAAGAAAACCGCAGCTCCCAAAAAGAAGTAG